CAAACCGTCGCACCATGCCAGCTTCAAGCACTGCCCGGTCCACCCGTACAGGAAATGAGGCGGATGGCGGGAAGCGCTTCCGAACGCATTCGAGTCGTTAAACTTCACGTACCCGGCGGCTCCCTCCGCTTCCCGCCACCGGTCATCCATCGCGTTCGTCTTGAGCCGAATCATGTCGTGCACCGTCAACGGCTTCGCCCCTTGCGGGTCGAACAACGCAATTCCTTTCTCCACCGCCTTGCGGAACCCTAAGCCCGTACGTTCGGCCGTTCCCCAGTCGAGCGCGTATTCCTTCGACAGCGAAAACCCGGGCGGGACGTCGACATACCCGCCGTCGTATGGCTGCGTCTTGCTTTTGCCGACGTACACGACGTCCTTCTCCCCGTTGAACATCAATACGCCGCTGAGAGAGGCGATCGTCGTCGCGCCGCCGTCGCGCACCGCGCCCAGCGAAAAATAGTTCACCTTGCCGTCCTCGGTTTCTACGTAAGACGGAACGGCGAAGAGCGTCAAATAATGCGCCGCCGCGCGCCCCGGCCACTCCACGTTGACGCATGGAATCGGCAAGCGGTGTTCCTCGCAAATAAACCCGTTCCCCGGGCCGACGCCCAGTCTCGGCACGACCCGCTCCGGATCCGCGGAAGGATTGTTGTTATAGATCATGTGCGGAATCGTCGCGTTCTCCGCCGCCCTGGCCGGGAGCTCGAGCGCGACGCCGACGGCCGCATCGGACAGCGCGCGGTCCGTCCGGTTGGTCCATACGACCTTGACGTACAGCAGATCATGCCGGCCGAACGAGAAGCTGACGAGAACGTGCAGCGGACCGAGCATGCCCGCGATCCGCAGCTCGCCGTTGTTTAGGACGATGTCTTCCCGGCGAAATTGCGTAACGTCGAACCGCCACGGCCTGCCCTCGGAATAGGTCAACAGGCGCTCCATGCTTCCGTCGAAGTACGCCTCGGCCTGGTTCTCATAGCGCAGAACGAGGCGAACGGAATCCGGCGTCGCCGTCGCTTCCACCCGCTTGCGACCGTCAAGGCCGGACAGCGTGTAACGAGTCATGGACGATTCCCCCCTCCCTCCGAACGGCGTCGCCGCCGGGAACGTAGTCTTCGGCAAGCCCTAGCAGCGACACGAGAAACCGGTCGAGCGTCGGGTTGAACCCAAGACATCCGGACAAGGGCAGGGCGGAGATGACGATTTCGCCTTTCCCCAACCGAAGCTTGCCGACGACGGGAAGCTTCCCTTTCCCCCCGGCTTCTTTGCGTTTGCGGTACGTGTAAGCGATCGGCTCTAGTCCCGCCCCTTCCAACCAGCGGTCGGCGGCCGGGCCGATCCGGTCGTAAGGTACGTGATAAAAGTACGACAAATCGTCCTCATGCATCCATGACAGCCGGCCGCTGCCGCGGTTGACGGCGAGGACGTAGACGCCTTTCATCGGCGCCGCTTTCACCTCGACCCCATCGATCCTCCAGGCGTCCGGTCCGGAAGCGCCCCGGAGGAGCATGACGGATGCGCCTTCTTTGACTTTCTCCACGATCCGGTCGTGATGGCGGGCGAAGTCGTCGCCGGAAGAAATGACGAGCGGATTCCCGTTCCAACGGTCGGGATCGAACGGCTCGCCGCCGAGCTGCAGCACCGAGCACGCCAGCTCGGCTTCGCCGCCGAGGTACGCCACTTTCGAAGCGGCGGCCCGCGCGCCGGCTTTGGCGAACGCCTCGAACGTGAACCGTTCCGTGTTCAGCGTTTCGCCCAGCTCGCTCATCAAGCAAGCATCGACATGCAGCGTTCGCCGGTCCGCCACCGCAGGCACGGGGATCCGGATCGTGCCCGCGTATCGGGCCGATACTCGTTGGACGCTCCCGGTTATTGCGTAGTGGCCGTATTCCCGCTCGTCGTCGCGCAGCGTCGCGACCACCCGGCAGCGGTCGAGATCTCGGTGCGTATCGTTCAACAGCCATGCCTCGACTTCCAGCGTATCCCCTTCGTACGCCCTCCACCGATCGCTTCTCAGGTTGACGCGGATCGGCTCGAGACACGCCTGATACGTGAAGAACGCCGGCTTCGGGATGCGGTCCGCGCCGACCAGCGCTTTCATCCAGCCGGAAGGCCACGCGTCGATCAACAGGTGGATCGCGGTGGACACGATATAGTCGGCACGCCTTCGCCAGGCGTCGGTCATCAATTTCGTTGCTAGGCTCTGGTGCTTCTGGCTCGCCCGCACCCACTCCGCGAGCGTGCGCTGCTCCGGGAACCAGTCGCCGTGCAGGCTGTAGGTTTGGGCTCCGACGATGCTGTCCGGGGTCCACGGTTCGCCCTCACTCGCCGGGAGCCATTCTTTCGGATAATGCTTCATCATGACGTCGACGTTGTCCAAGCCTTCCGTTCCGTACTCCCCGCACCCTGCCTTCCAGCCAGGCTTGATGGTCGGAAGGTAGCCCTTGTACATTTTGCCGAGGGGAATGACGTTGTCCGTGTACCACATGTTGTAGCAATGAAAGTCCGGCAGTCCTTCGCGCGTCGGGGGGTTGTAGTCCCCTTCGGCGTTCTTGACCGCCCGATCCGGATTTTCGATGTAAATCGCCTGTCTGGCGGCGACGAAGAACGCTTCCAGCTCGTCGCGGTGCAGATGGCGATGGCCTTTCCTTCTCTTTTCCGTCCGAGACGGCTCGTTGATCAGCGAAACCATTACCGCCGAAGGGTGGCTGCGAATCAGCCGTTCCATCTCGGCCGCCTGCCGCACCGCTTCGCTGAATTGATTGCGGCGAATAAATCCGAACGTCGGCAAGTCGCATTGATGCATCATGCCCAGCATATCGAAATAATCGTAAATTTCCTCTTGTACGGGACGCTGCGTAATCCGGTAGTAATTCATATTGGCGATTTTCGCGATCAGAATGTCGTCGATCAGCTGCTCGTAATTGCGGTTCATGACGCACTGCTGCAGATGCCCCATCTCGTTGGCGCCTCGAAGCATCACCGGACGGTTGTTTAGATAAAGCGTGCCTTTGGGCGTATCCCGTTCGTCCACATGAAATTTCCGCATGCCGAACGTTCGGTCCCTTACATCCAGCAGCTTCGTCGCCCTAAGGCTCACTCTGGCGGCGTACAGATGCGGCGCGTCCGGCTCCCACAACCGGAACTCCGGCAGCGAAAGCCGGTATCGGCAGTAGTTGAGGCCCGGTCCGGCGTACGCCACTTGGAACGTAACGGGACCGACCTTCTTCCCGGCGAAATTTTTCGGCATCAGCTCGATCTCGATTTCGAAGTTTTCGACCACGCGGTCCATCGTGTTCATGATGTCCGCCCATACTTCCGCGCTGCCGTCGTCGATGTTCGGCCTCACGAACACATCTTGAATGAACAGTTCCGAACGCTGCTCCAAATACACCGTATTGTAGATCCCGCCCCCTGGCGGGCAGTGATGCCATCCGCTGTACGGATCGTCCCAGCCCGGTCCGGTCGCCGCATAAATTTTGTCGCCGTCCAGCTTCGTGCCGCCGACTCCCATCATCGGGTAATCGTTCTCTACCTCGACCACCAGACTGTTTTCTTTGCGCAGCAGCGCGGTGACGTCGAACTCGAAAGGGGCGAAAAACCCTT
The nucleotide sequence above comes from Paenibacillus sp.. Encoded proteins:
- a CDS encoding glycoside hydrolase family 2 protein, which produces MEQEMQPDQFAEIAFREHPGRGDLQEIPPMPIEKTYFTPSSDRAPADRPIPHEERLARFQEQLNKLREQYRPYLRDLTSEPEYRRDALLITEFLFRYRTPEDDDFRRVLEGEGDWEPVTVPDFRGPTGENGKWTAFYRASFEYGPIPEGKRVYLVFKGVDYKTSVYVNGKCVGSHEGFFAPFEFDVTALLRKENSLVVEVENDYPMMGVGGTKLDGDKIYAATGPGWDDPYSGWHHCPPGGGIYNTVYLEQRSELFIQDVFVRPNIDDGSAEVWADIMNTMDRVVENFEIEIELMPKNFAGKKVGPVTFQVAYAGPGLNYCRYRLSLPEFRLWEPDAPHLYAARVSLRATKLLDVRDRTFGMRKFHVDERDTPKGTLYLNNRPVMLRGANEMGHLQQCVMNRNYEQLIDDILIAKIANMNYYRITQRPVQEEIYDYFDMLGMMHQCDLPTFGFIRRNQFSEAVRQAAEMERLIRSHPSAVMVSLINEPSRTEKRRKGHRHLHRDELEAFFVAARQAIYIENPDRAVKNAEGDYNPPTREGLPDFHCYNMWYTDNVIPLGKMYKGYLPTIKPGWKAGCGEYGTEGLDNVDVMMKHYPKEWLPASEGEPWTPDSIVGAQTYSLHGDWFPEQRTLAEWVRASQKHQSLATKLMTDAWRRRADYIVSTAIHLLIDAWPSGWMKALVGADRIPKPAFFTYQACLEPIRVNLRSDRWRAYEGDTLEVEAWLLNDTHRDLDRCRVVATLRDDEREYGHYAITGSVQRVSARYAGTIRIPVPAVADRRTLHVDACLMSELGETLNTERFTFEAFAKAGARAAASKVAYLGGEAELACSVLQLGGEPFDPDRWNGNPLVISSGDDFARHHDRIVEKVKEGASVMLLRGASGPDAWRIDGVEVKAAPMKGVYVLAVNRGSGRLSWMHEDDLSYFYHVPYDRIGPAADRWLEGAGLEPIAYTYRKRKEAGGKGKLPVVGKLRLGKGEIVISALPLSGCLGFNPTLDRFLVSLLGLAEDYVPGGDAVRREGGIVHDSLHAVRP